In Bacteroidia bacterium, one genomic interval encodes:
- a CDS encoding YfhO family protein, whose protein sequence is MTLRLPLKLTSIVCNDLVYETQTALPQFCVFSEIYYDKGWNAYIDGQKADYVRANYVLRAMAVPAGKHKIEFKFEPEVYFTGEKISLAGSIVLLLLFAAGAWIEVKSGTDKK, encoded by the coding sequence ATGACTCTACGGCTACCATTAAAATTAACTTCTATTGTATGTAATGACTTGGTTTATGAAACGCAGACGGCATTGCCGCAGTTCTGTGTATTTTCAGAAATTTATTACGATAAAGGATGGAATGCTTACATTGACGGGCAAAAAGCTGACTATGTGCGGGCAAACTATGTGCTGCGCGCCATGGCAGTACCGGCAGGAAAGCATAAAATAGAATTTAAGTTTGAACCTGAAGTTTACTTTACAGGAGAAAAAATTTCACTTGCAGGGTCAATTGTTCTTCTGTTGCTCTTTGCAGCAGGTGCATGGATTGAAGTAAAATCAGGAACCGATAAGAAATAA
- a CDS encoding glycosyltransferase family 4 protein, with protein sequence MKKVLIITYYWPPSGGAGVQRWLKFSKYLSEFGWEPVVFTVANGEFPEQDNSLLKDIPKNLEVIKVPIKEPYVIYKLLTGRKKNEKIHAGFLTEKKKKSFLQDFAVWVRGNFFIPDARMLWIKPSVKALQQWLNTNTVDAIASTGPPHTCHLIAMQLIDKTGLPWLADFRDPWTNIDFYKDLKLTRWADKKHHRLEKAVVTTADAVVTVGKTMQEEFATQFSRKIECITNGYDDDDVVAAALSTDKQFSIAHVGTMVKTRNPESLWKALQQLLIEEPSLKDHLQIKLVGKVDTLVNSAIENAGLLQFVYRIDYIPHDEVVRIQQQSQVLLLVVNNTPNAKGVVTGKLFEYIAAKRPILCIGPTDGDAAKIIVETQSGHCAAYDDVASIKTILKDYFNKFLKSELKSDAKNIEAFCRRNLTEKLSVVLNNITQNK encoded by the coding sequence TTGAAAAAAGTATTAATCATCACTTATTACTGGCCACCTAGTGGTGGTGCAGGTGTGCAGCGATGGTTAAAATTCTCAAAATACCTTAGTGAATTTGGTTGGGAGCCTGTAGTGTTTACCGTTGCTAATGGCGAATTTCCGGAACAAGACAATTCCTTGTTAAAAGACATTCCAAAAAATCTGGAAGTTATTAAAGTACCCATCAAAGAGCCTTATGTAATTTATAAACTGCTGACAGGTCGTAAAAAAAACGAGAAGATTCATGCAGGATTTCTGACAGAAAAGAAAAAGAAAAGCTTTCTTCAGGATTTTGCCGTGTGGGTGCGAGGCAACTTTTTTATTCCAGATGCAAGGATGTTATGGATCAAACCTTCGGTGAAGGCATTGCAGCAGTGGTTAAATACCAATACCGTTGATGCCATTGCCAGCACAGGCCCTCCCCACACCTGCCATCTGATAGCCATGCAGCTAATAGACAAAACGGGATTGCCTTGGTTAGCAGATTTCCGTGACCCATGGACCAATATTGATTTTTACAAAGATTTAAAACTAACACGCTGGGCAGACAAAAAACATCACCGCCTGGAAAAAGCTGTAGTAACTACAGCCGATGCCGTTGTCACCGTAGGAAAGACCATGCAAGAGGAGTTTGCAACTCAGTTTAGCAGAAAGATTGAATGTATTACCAACGGCTACGATGATGATGATGTTGTAGCTGCTGCACTGTCAACAGATAAACAATTCAGCATTGCCCATGTAGGCACTATGGTAAAAACACGAAACCCTGAAAGCTTATGGAAAGCCTTACAACAGCTTTTAATAGAAGAGCCTTCTTTAAAGGATCACCTTCAGATAAAGTTAGTCGGTAAAGTAGATACTTTAGTAAATAGCGCAATAGAAAATGCCGGCTTACTGCAATTTGTTTATCGCATAGACTACATTCCTCATGATGAGGTAGTGCGCATACAACAACAATCACAAGTACTACTACTTGTGGTCAACAACACTCCCAATGCCAAAGGTGTGGTGACCGGAAAACTTTTTGAATATATAGCTGCTAAACGACCTATATTGTGCATTGGCCCCACAGATGGCGATGCAGCAAAAATTATTGTTGAAACACAAAGTGGACATTGTGCAGCTTATGATGATGTCGCCAGTATAAAAACTATACTCAAAGATTATTTCAATAAATTTTTGAAAAGCGAACTTAAATCCGATGCAAAAAACATTGAAGCTTTTTGCCGTAGAAATTTAACAGAGAAACTGTCTGTGGTGTTAAACAACATTACTCAAAACAAATAA
- a CDS encoding T9SS type A sorting domain-containing protein — MKALLFFTGVFLSSMLNAQEVLNPYKSYSYLSEFNYNNSLSGYQKNFRLGPINSPYYNGEYEISLYKLPWYKLFIDPALATGQPLLFSASYTYETVSYPFQIDCAYQTGNCTNVIDPCSTQARSLSMPIEDSQHFVYNINGYFDYVNAATNDKLYVRTPLRDFSGVYSSGNMGIPNGIIGNTLVSAGFTSSVGFRQDRYILPHSILKLTINLHCGPDKTSPIISSLVYYYDNTRGKMRIYPFKDCNLPANQTDYDVIFVPEVLYGDDQYTNPYSDIILPNGTLDYFPFSEIGVDDAACSTSIIFPNPTYNYYNPENMYLYYQNNYPTSTLANQAMYNDIYSNSYLLFPNPYALNTNPLRDSYGDFFAGYEPPSSGTSNNLTLKPGIRHSYFIDQNTDLNIINPTEKEIYNPSEATITASNFVFPQDYTFKTIRGVYPSEAEALASRILENGCDANTDLRNVPVKTDLTTENTTDATNFPLSALPATQHLYASRYYLENNSKLTVQNCVRLFDCTFDVKQGATLLFDDYPAHYGKEDHSFDRTNTRFKIQTLGGAVLRNYNDVQYLQNGDITQTLPLHYKAIREIYAGSNVDPDQDIPKQDYVAQSGSNITLQADEVIYLKEGFHAMSGSNVHITPTSPGGSAGPCNLPNAARMAAHIQQHQQKKNETLPGLGIYPNPTSNVVKLHNRFMPLKAASVIILDVYGRIVYDQTNFNSTLHTPDFSHEPDGMYMAKVIHHGKTETLKFMVQH; from the coding sequence ATGAAAGCTTTATTATTTTTTACAGGAGTATTTCTCTCTTCAATGTTGAATGCACAGGAAGTTTTAAATCCGTATAAAAGCTACTCCTATTTATCTGAGTTCAATTATAATAATAGTTTATCTGGTTATCAGAAAAACTTTAGACTCGGTCCAATTAATTCCCCATATTATAATGGTGAGTATGAGATCAGTTTATATAAATTACCGTGGTACAAGTTGTTTATTGATCCGGCATTGGCAACCGGTCAACCGTTGCTGTTTTCTGCCAGCTATACTTACGAAACTGTTTCTTACCCTTTTCAAATTGATTGTGCTTATCAAACAGGTAATTGTACAAACGTTATTGACCCATGCTCAACACAGGCTAGGAGTCTGTCCATGCCAATAGAAGATAGTCAGCATTTTGTTTATAACATAAATGGTTATTTTGATTATGTTAATGCTGCAACAAATGATAAATTGTACGTTCGAACACCACTACGTGATTTTTCTGGCGTTTATTCTAGCGGAAATATGGGAATTCCTAATGGAATCATTGGTAACACTTTGGTTTCAGCAGGGTTTACTTCTTCCGTAGGATTTAGGCAAGATAGATATATTCTACCGCATTCAATTTTGAAGTTAACAATAAATTTACACTGTGGTCCGGATAAGACATCACCAATTATAAGTTCGTTAGTTTACTACTATGACAATACTAGAGGAAAAATGAGAATTTATCCATTTAAGGATTGTAATTTACCAGCTAATCAGACTGACTATGATGTAATCTTCGTTCCTGAGGTATTGTATGGTGACGATCAATATACCAACCCATATAGTGATATTATTCTACCAAACGGAACATTGGATTATTTTCCATTTTCTGAAATAGGTGTTGATGATGCAGCATGTTCTACAAGTATAATATTCCCTAATCCTACTTATAACTATTATAATCCGGAAAATATGTATTTGTATTACCAAAACAATTATCCAACTTCAACACTTGCAAATCAAGCAATGTACAATGATATTTATAGTAATAGCTATTTGCTTTTTCCTAACCCCTATGCACTAAATACCAATCCGCTTAGAGATAGCTATGGAGATTTTTTTGCCGGCTACGAGCCTCCTTCATCAGGTACCTCAAATAATTTAACCCTCAAACCTGGTATCCGTCACAGTTATTTCATAGACCAAAACACCGATTTAAACATCATCAACCCAACAGAAAAAGAAATATACAACCCCAGCGAGGCTACCATAACGGCAAGCAACTTTGTGTTTCCGCAAGACTATACTTTTAAAACAATACGTGGCGTGTATCCCAGCGAGGCAGAAGCCCTTGCCTCAAGAATACTTGAAAATGGCTGCGATGCCAATACCGATTTAAGAAACGTGCCTGTTAAGACAGACCTAACCACAGAAAACACAACCGATGCAACAAATTTTCCACTTTCTGCACTGCCGGCAACGCAGCATCTTTATGCCTCGCGCTATTACCTTGAAAACAACAGCAAGCTAACGGTGCAGAATTGTGTGCGCCTGTTTGACTGCACCTTTGATGTGAAACAAGGTGCCACCCTGCTGTTTGACGATTATCCGGCACACTATGGCAAAGAAGACCACAGCTTCGACAGAACCAACACGCGTTTTAAAATTCAAACCTTAGGCGGTGCTGTGCTACGCAACTACAACGATGTGCAATATTTGCAAAATGGTGATATTACGCAAACCCTACCGCTACACTATAAAGCCATTCGCGAAATATATGCAGGCAGCAATGTTGACCCCGATCAGGATATTCCAAAACAAGATTACGTAGCACAAAGCGGCAGTAACATTACCTTGCAGGCAGATGAGGTAATTTATCTCAAAGAGGGTTTTCATGCCATGAGTGGCAGCAATGTTCACATTACGCCCACATCGCCAGGAGGTTCGGCAGGGCCATGCAATTTGCCAAATGCTGCACGTATGGCTGCTCACATCCAACAGCATCAACAAAAGAAAAATGAGACCCTACCCGGTCTTGGTATTTATCCCAACCCTACTTCAAATGTTGTTAAGCTCCATAACCGTTTTATGCCGCTAAAGGCAGCAAGTGTAATAATACTGGATGTTTATGGGCGAATTGTTTATGATCAGACAAACTTTAACAGCACATTACATACACCGGATTTCAGTCATGAGCCTGATGGCATGTATATGGCAAAGGTAATACACCACGGAAAAACAGAAACACTGAAATTTATGGTGCAGCATTGA
- a CDS encoding T9SS type A sorting domain-containing protein, whose translation MSRYFLVLIVCLLSYCANGQQVVQKVYFQHGQFAQSPDDIVEMPDSDLIHISTQSSIAIANYHFTNLVRTDSALNTKWQKELKVQGGTFSSSDLFRIHNDSLIISGAFADSGSYDPFKNCLVKTDSSGNVARAIALIGDTLVSGRAFLANDSTIMIAGCQGEKHNFYDNRRMFIAALDLNFNLLWNKVYVYNDDAYITRIVKYIDNGFIVQAQILETDTIFLDPPTSVLVMRLDSQGNLIWAKRIGNIVPSIFGATSIYAADIVVEPNGNILCGIATPYFSILYDDVILQRLDSSGNELQTFRYGNSQPQNKELKKIIAHNNGNFILQINSNFFLEIDSNLSIFNSRVISSVLNIQPTTLYGICLVLKKAKNGGFINWGYINQTYHLLLARADSTLNFGCQLIVPKQLQKQLVSFPNIDRTSFVKTHSCVLHDSTITIQVSNINYLTDTIYCHSYTEQQEQIIQNSMKIFPTIAQDKLTVLGRKEPGKLYFKIYDLQGKERIYRKLEDESIDITSLPFGFYLLKIYCGSQAYNFKFIKQ comes from the coding sequence ATGAGCCGTTATTTTTTAGTTTTAATTGTCTGTTTGCTGAGCTACTGCGCCAATGGGCAGCAGGTGGTGCAGAAGGTGTATTTTCAACATGGGCAGTTTGCACAATCACCTGATGATATAGTTGAAATGCCAGATAGCGACTTGATACATATCAGCACACAATCTTCAATTGCCATTGCAAACTATCATTTTACCAATTTAGTACGTACCGACTCTGCCTTAAACACCAAATGGCAGAAGGAGCTAAAAGTACAGGGAGGCACTTTTTCTAGCAGTGATTTATTTCGAATACATAACGATTCACTTATTATAAGTGGAGCTTTCGCAGATTCGGGCAGCTATGATCCTTTTAAAAATTGTTTGGTTAAAACTGATAGTTCAGGTAATGTTGCTAGAGCCATAGCTTTGATTGGTGACACTTTAGTAAGTGGTAGGGCGTTCCTTGCCAACGACAGCACAATAATGATTGCTGGTTGTCAGGGCGAGAAACATAACTTTTACGACAACAGAAGAATGTTTATTGCTGCGCTTGATCTTAACTTTAACTTATTATGGAACAAAGTTTATGTTTATAATGATGATGCGTATATTACCAGAATAGTCAAGTATATTGACAATGGTTTTATCGTTCAGGCTCAAATATTGGAAACCGATACTATTTTTCTTGATCCACCGACTAGTGTTTTAGTAATGCGGCTCGATTCCCAAGGCAATTTAATCTGGGCCAAGAGGATAGGAAATATTGTACCATCTATTTTTGGTGCCACATCTATTTATGCAGCAGATATAGTTGTTGAGCCCAACGGCAATATACTCTGTGGAATTGCAACGCCATATTTTTCTATTTTATATGACGATGTTATCTTGCAACGACTTGACTCATCGGGGAATGAGCTACAAACATTCCGTTATGGAAATTCGCAACCACAAAATAAGGAGCTAAAAAAAATTATCGCTCATAATAATGGTAATTTTATTTTACAAATTAATAGTAATTTTTTTTTAGAGATAGACAGTAATCTTAGTATTTTTAATTCTAGAGTTATTAGTTCAGTACTGAATATTCAGCCAACTACTTTATACGGAATATGTCTTGTATTAAAAAAAGCAAAAAATGGTGGATTTATTAACTGGGGTTATATTAATCAAACATATCACCTATTATTGGCCAGAGCCGATAGCACCTTGAATTTTGGATGTCAACTAATTGTGCCAAAGCAACTTCAAAAACAACTAGTTAGTTTTCCAAATATTGATAGAACAAGTTTTGTCAAAACCCACTCTTGTGTACTACACGACAGCACTATAACAATACAAGTTTCGAATATTAACTATTTAACGGATACTATATATTGCCATTCTTATACTGAGCAACAAGAGCAAATTATTCAGAATTCTATGAAAATTTTTCCAACCATAGCACAGGATAAACTTACTGTTTTAGGGCGAAAAGAGCCTGGAAAATTATATTTTAAAATTTATGATTTGCAAGGAAAAGAGCGAATCTATAGAAAGCTAGAGGATGAAAGTATAGATATAACATCACTGCCTTTTGGCTTTTATTTGCTTAAGATCTATTGTGGTTCTCAAGCCTACAACTTTAAATTCATCAAACAATGA